A region from the Pseudomonas promysalinigenes genome encodes:
- the thiI gene encoding tRNA uracil 4-sulfurtransferase ThiI, with protein sequence MKLIVKVFPEITIKSRPVRKRFIRQLGKNIRNVLKDLDPELAVDGVWDNLEVVTRVEDEKVQREMIERLTCTPGITHFLQVEEYPLGDFDDIVAKCKHHFGHLLAGKRFAVRCKRGGHHDFTSMDVDRYVGSQLRQQCGAAGIDLKAPEVMVRIEIRNQRLYVIHNQHNGIGGYPLGALEQTLVLMSGGFDSTVAAYQMMRRGLMTHFCFFNLGGRAHELGVMEVAHYLWKKYGSSQRVLFISVPFEEVVGEILNKVDNSYMGVTLKRMMLRGAAHMAERLQIDALVTGEAISQVSSQTLPNLSIIDSATDKLVLRPLLASHKQDIIDQATQIGTADFAKHMPEYCGVISVNPTTHAKRHRIEHEEKQFDMAVLERALERAKFISIDHVIDELGKDIEIEEVAEALPGQIVIDIRHPDAQEDQPLVLDGVDVQAMPFYAINSKFKHLDPTRQYLLYCDKGVMSRLHAHHLLSEGHANVRVYRPT encoded by the coding sequence ATGAAACTCATCGTCAAAGTCTTCCCAGAAATCACCATCAAAAGCCGGCCGGTGCGCAAGCGCTTCATCCGCCAGCTCGGCAAGAACATCCGCAACGTGCTCAAGGATCTGGATCCCGAGCTCGCGGTCGATGGTGTCTGGGACAATCTCGAAGTGGTCACCCGCGTCGAGGACGAGAAGGTTCAGCGCGAGATGATCGAGCGCCTGACCTGCACACCGGGTATCACTCACTTCCTGCAGGTAGAAGAATACCCGCTGGGTGATTTCGACGACATCGTCGCCAAGTGCAAACACCACTTCGGCCATCTGCTGGCAGGCAAGCGTTTTGCCGTACGTTGCAAACGTGGCGGGCACCACGACTTCACCTCGATGGACGTCGATCGTTACGTCGGCAGCCAGCTGCGCCAGCAATGCGGCGCCGCCGGCATCGACCTGAAGGCGCCAGAGGTAATGGTGCGTATCGAAATTCGCAACCAGCGCCTGTACGTCATTCACAACCAGCACAACGGCATTGGCGGTTACCCGCTTGGCGCTCTTGAGCAGACGTTGGTACTGATGTCCGGTGGTTTCGACTCCACCGTGGCCGCCTACCAGATGATGCGCCGCGGCCTGATGACCCACTTCTGCTTCTTCAACCTTGGGGGGCGTGCCCACGAGCTGGGGGTAATGGAAGTTGCGCATTATCTGTGGAAAAAGTACGGCAGCAGCCAGCGGGTGCTGTTCATCAGCGTGCCGTTCGAAGAAGTGGTCGGCGAGATTCTCAACAAAGTCGACAACAGCTATATGGGCGTGACCCTCAAGCGCATGATGCTGCGCGGCGCCGCGCACATGGCCGAGCGCCTGCAGATCGATGCGCTGGTCACTGGGGAAGCGATTTCCCAGGTCTCCAGCCAGACGCTGCCGAACCTGTCGATCATCGACTCGGCCACCGACAAGCTGGTGCTGCGCCCATTGCTGGCCAGCCACAAGCAAGACATCATCGACCAGGCCACGCAAATCGGCACGGCCGACTTCGCCAAGCACATGCCCGAATACTGCGGCGTCATCTCGGTGAACCCGACCACCCATGCCAAGCGTCACCGCATAGAACATGAAGAAAAGCAGTTCGACATGGCCGTGCTGGAGCGTGCCTTGGAGCGCGCCAAGTTCATCTCCATCGACCATGTTATCGACGAGTTGGGCAAGGACATCGAAATCGAGGAAGTGGCCGAGGCGTTGCCGGGCCAGATCGTCATCGACATCCGTCACCCCGATGCCCAGGAAGACCAACCTCTGGTGCTGGACGGGGTCGATGTGCAGGCCATGCCGTTCTACGCGATCAACAGCAAGTTCAAGCATCTGGACCCTACACGCCAGTACTTGCTGTACTGCGACAAAGGTGTGATGAGCCGTTTGCACGCACACCACCTGCTCAGTGAGGGACATGCCAATGTGCGTGTTTATCGTCCGACATAA
- the typA gene encoding translational GTPase TypA: protein MIENLRNIAIIAHVDHGKTTLVDKLLRQSGTLERNELNDERVMDSNDQEKERGITILAKNTAINWNGYHINIVDTPGHADFGGEVERVMSMVDSVLLLVDAQDGPMPQTRFVTKKAFEAGLKPIVVINKVDRPGARPDWVLDQIFDLFDNLGATDEQLDFKVVYASALNGIAGLDHTAMGEDMTALYQSIVDNVPAPSVDREGPFQMQISALDYNSFLGVIGVGRIARGRVKPNTPVVAIDTNGKKRNGRILKLMGHHGLHRVDVEEAQAGDIVCISGFDELFISDTLCAPDAVEAMKPLTVDEPTVSMTFQVNDSPFCGKEGKFVTSRNIKDRLDKELLYNVALRVQETDSPDKFKVSGRGELHLSVLIETMRREGFEMAVGRPEVIIREVDGVKQEPFENVTIDIPEESQGKVMEEMGLRKGDLTNMVPDGKGRVRLEYNIPARGLIGFRNQFLTLTNGAGILTSIFDRYDTMKSGQMSGRLNGVLVSVETGKALTYSLETLQARGKLFVEHGQEIYNGQIIGLNSRDNDLGVNPTKGKKLDNMRASGKDEVIALVPPVRHTLEQALEFIQDDELCEVTPKSIRLRKKILDEGERTRAAKKAKN, encoded by the coding sequence GTGATCGAAAATCTGCGTAACATCGCCATCATCGCCCACGTTGACCATGGTAAAACCACCCTGGTCGACAAACTCCTGCGTCAGTCCGGCACTCTGGAGCGTAACGAGCTCAACGACGAGCGCGTCATGGACTCCAACGACCAGGAAAAAGAGCGCGGTATTACCATTCTGGCGAAAAACACCGCCATCAACTGGAATGGCTACCACATCAACATCGTCGACACCCCCGGCCACGCCGACTTCGGTGGCGAGGTTGAGCGTGTAATGTCGATGGTCGACTCCGTGCTGCTGCTGGTCGATGCCCAAGACGGCCCAATGCCGCAAACCCGCTTCGTAACCAAGAAAGCGTTCGAAGCCGGCCTCAAGCCAATCGTCGTGATCAACAAGGTCGACCGTCCGGGTGCGCGCCCTGATTGGGTACTGGACCAGATCTTCGACCTGTTCGACAACCTCGGTGCCACCGACGAACAGCTGGACTTCAAAGTCGTCTACGCCTCGGCCCTGAACGGCATTGCCGGCCTGGACCACACCGCCATGGGCGAAGACATGACCGCCCTGTACCAGTCGATCGTCGACAACGTACCTGCGCCATCGGTTGACCGTGAAGGCCCGTTCCAGATGCAGATCTCCGCTCTGGACTACAACAGCTTCCTCGGCGTTATCGGCGTTGGCCGTATCGCCCGTGGTCGCGTCAAGCCGAACACGCCAGTGGTCGCCATCGACACCAATGGCAAGAAGCGTAACGGCCGTATTCTCAAGCTGATGGGCCACCACGGCCTGCACCGCGTCGACGTGGAAGAAGCCCAGGCTGGCGACATCGTCTGCATCAGCGGTTTCGACGAGCTGTTCATCTCCGACACCCTGTGCGCCCCAGATGCGGTCGAAGCGATGAAGCCGCTGACCGTTGACGAGCCAACCGTTTCGATGACCTTCCAGGTCAACGACTCGCCGTTCTGCGGCAAGGAAGGCAAGTTCGTCACCAGCCGTAACATCAAGGACCGTCTGGACAAGGAACTGCTGTACAACGTAGCTCTGCGCGTTCAGGAAACCGACTCCCCAGACAAGTTCAAGGTATCGGGCCGTGGTGAGCTGCACCTGTCGGTACTGATCGAAACCATGCGCCGTGAAGGCTTCGAGATGGCCGTGGGCCGTCCTGAAGTGATCATCCGCGAAGTCGACGGCGTCAAGCAGGAGCCGTTCGAGAATGTCACCATCGACATCCCTGAAGAATCCCAGGGCAAGGTGATGGAAGAGATGGGCCTGCGTAAGGGCGACCTGACCAACATGGTTCCGGATGGCAAGGGCCGTGTTCGCCTGGAGTACAACATTCCAGCCCGTGGTCTGATCGGTTTCCGTAACCAGTTCCTGACCCTGACCAACGGTGCAGGCATCCTGACTTCGATCTTCGATCGCTACGACACCATGAAGTCGGGCCAGATGTCCGGCCGTCTGAACGGCGTTCTGGTTTCGGTCGAAACTGGCAAGGCGCTGACCTACTCGCTGGAAACTCTGCAGGCGCGTGGCAAGCTGTTCGTCGAACACGGCCAGGAGATCTACAACGGTCAGATCATCGGCCTGAACAGCCGCGACAACGACCTGGGCGTTAACCCGACCAAAGGCAAGAAGCTCGACAACATGCGTGCTTCGGGCAAAGACGAAGTCATCGCCCTGGTACCGCCAGTTCGCCACACCCTCGAGCAGGCTCTGGAATTCATCCAGGACGACGAGCTGTGCGAAGTGACGCCGAAGTCGATCCGTCTGCGCAAGAAGATCCTGGACGAAGGCGAGCGTACCCGCGCTGCCAAGAAAGCCAAGAACTGA